Proteins encoded by one window of Nicotiana tabacum cultivar K326 chromosome 10, ASM71507v2, whole genome shotgun sequence:
- the LOC142165392 gene encoding uncharacterized protein LOC142165392, which translates to MIIGGGGDMVINHVKFTTMHKLKRTVAHELHDDFEDSIIFDKSDVDDLSFPHYDALVITLRITDTDVKRIMVDDRNGSCIVHPRVLIQMRLVDKIILHCITLMDFNNVVELTSGEIMLPVLAGGVTLETTLHIVNQETAYNAIIGHPWIHSMRAVPSNFYQVVKFPTP; encoded by the coding sequence ATGATCATTGGAGGCGGCGGCGACATGGTAATCAACCATGTAAAGTTCACCACCATGCACAAACTCAAACGGACGGTTGCCCACGAACTGCATGACGACTTCGAAGACAGTATCATCTTTGATAAGTCCGATGTCGACgatttgtctttccctcactatgacgctttggttataactttacgcatcACTGATACCGATGTAAAAAGAATCATGGTAGATGACAGAAACGGCTCATGTATCGTTCACCCAAGAGTTCTCATACAAATGAGGCTCGTGGATAAAATAATACTGCATTGCATAACACTAATGGATTTTAACAATGTAGTAGAACTGACATCCGGGGAAATAATGTTACCTGTCCTAGCAGGGGGAGTCACGCTGGAAACAACACTCCACATCGTGAACCAGGAAACAGcctacaacgccatcatagggcACCCATGGATACACTCCATGCGAGCCGTCCCGTCAAACTTCTATCAAGTGGTCAAATTTCCCACCCCGTAG